A part of Phoenix dactylifera cultivar Barhee BC4 chromosome 2, palm_55x_up_171113_PBpolish2nd_filt_p, whole genome shotgun sequence genomic DNA contains:
- the LOC103719882 gene encoding probable diphthine methyl ester synthase has translation MLYIVGLGLGNERDITLRGLDAVRSCHKVYVEAYTSLLSFGISSDGLSRLEKLYGKEITVADREMVEERADVMLSEASESDVAFLVVGDPFGATTHTDLVVRARKLGIKVKVIHNASVMNAVGVCGLQLYRYGETVSIPFFTETWKPDSFYQKIQRNRQLGLHTLCLLDIRVKEPSLESLCRGRKCYEPPKYMTIHTAINQLLEVEEMRRESAYSEESKCIGVARVGNEDQMIVAGSMKDLLSVDFGPPLHCLIIVGETHPVEEEMLEFYSIK, from the exons ATGCTATATATCGTGGGGTTGGGGCTGGGGAACGAGAGGGACATCACCCTCCGAGGCCTCGACGCCGTCCGCAGCTGCCACAAGGTCTACGTCGAGGCCTACACCTCTCTCCTGTCCTTCGGCATCTCCTCTGACGGACTCTCCCGATTG GAGAAACTCTATGGAAAAGAGATCACGGTCGCTGATCGGGAGATGGTCGAAGAGCGGGCGgatgtcatgctgtcggaagctTCGGAATCTGATGTTGCTTTCCTGGTTGTGGGAGATCCTTTTGG AGCAACGACACATACCGATCTTGTTGTCCGGGCAAGGAAACTGGGGATTAAAGTCAAAGTGATACACAATGCCTCAGTTATGAATGCTGTTGGAGTTTGTGGCTTGCAACTTTACCGCTATGGCGAGACAGTTTCTATACCTTTCTTTACCGAGACATGGAAACCGGACAGCTTCTATCAAAAGATTCAAAGAAATCGGCAGCTTGGATTGCATACACTTTGCCTGTTAG ATATACGTGTAAAGGAACCTTCCTTGGAGTCATTATGCAG AGGAAGGAAGTGTTATGAACCACCAAAATACATGACAATCCACACTGCCATAAATCAGCTATTGGAGGTTGAGGAAATGCGCAGAGAATCTG CTTATAGTGAAGAGTCGAAATGCATCGGGGTTGCTCGTGTTGGGAATGAGGATCAGATGATAGTTGCTGGTTCAATGAAAGATTTACTTAGTGTTGATTTTGGTCCGCCACTTCACTGCCTTATTATAGTAGGTGAAACTCACCCAGTAGAGGAAGAGATGTTGGAATTCTACAGTATCAAGTGA
- the LOC103719881 gene encoding protein SPA, chloroplastic isoform X3, producing MAMAPLVPSLRSSFLLSSPQTKLSHSFKPPTTIKRESVFSYPRIRALELDQNTAKRENTQPCFPCNGSGAQQCRFCTGTGNVTVVLGGGETEVSRCINCEGAGTLTCTTCQGTGIQPRYLDRREFKDDD from the exons ATGGCCATGGCGCCTTTGGTTCCCAGCCTGcgctcctccttcctcctctcctctccccaAACGAAGCTCTCCCACTCTTTCAAGCCCCCCACCACCATAAAACGCGAGTCCGTCTTCTCCTATCCCCGCATCAGAGCCCTCGAGCTCGACCAAAACACG GCTAAGCGGGAGAATACGCAGCCTTGCTTCCCATGTAATGGCTCCGGTGCCC AACAATGCAGGTTTTGCACAGGAACGGGTAATGTGACTGTAGTTCTTGGGGGAGGTGAAACTGAAGTCTCACGATGCATCAATTGTGAAGGTGCTGGCACATTAACATGCACCACATGCCAAGGAACTGGAATCCAACCACGTTATCTTGATCGCAG GGAGTTTAAGGATGATGATTGA
- the LOC103719881 gene encoding protein SPA, chloroplastic isoform X1, whose amino-acid sequence MAMAPLVPSLRSSFLLSSPQTKLSHSFKPPTTIKRESVFSYPRIRALELDQNTIVAISVGVVSVAVGIGIPVFYESRIDNSAKRENTQPCFPCNGSGAQQCRFCTGTGNVTVVLGGGETEVSRCINCEGAGTLTCTTCQGTGIQPRYLDRREFKDDD is encoded by the exons ATGGCCATGGCGCCTTTGGTTCCCAGCCTGcgctcctccttcctcctctcctctccccaAACGAAGCTCTCCCACTCTTTCAAGCCCCCCACCACCATAAAACGCGAGTCCGTCTTCTCCTATCCCCGCATCAGAGCCCTCGAGCTCGACCAAAACACG ATCGTTGCCATCTCCGTTGGGGTCGTCAGCGTCGCGGTGGGCATCGGGATCCCTGTGTTCTACGAGTCTCGGATAGATAATTCT GCTAAGCGGGAGAATACGCAGCCTTGCTTCCCATGTAATGGCTCCGGTGCCC AACAATGCAGGTTTTGCACAGGAACGGGTAATGTGACTGTAGTTCTTGGGGGAGGTGAAACTGAAGTCTCACGATGCATCAATTGTGAAGGTGCTGGCACATTAACATGCACCACATGCCAAGGAACTGGAATCCAACCACGTTATCTTGATCGCAG GGAGTTTAAGGATGATGATTGA
- the LOC103719881 gene encoding protein SPA, chloroplastic isoform X2: protein MAMAPLVPSLRSSFLLSSPQTKLSHSFKPPTTIKRESVFSYPRIRALELDQNTIVAISVGVVSVAVGIGIPVFYESRIDNSAKRENTQPCFPCNGSGARTGNVTVVLGGGETEVSRCINCEGAGTLTCTTCQGTGIQPRYLDRREFKDDD, encoded by the exons ATGGCCATGGCGCCTTTGGTTCCCAGCCTGcgctcctccttcctcctctcctctccccaAACGAAGCTCTCCCACTCTTTCAAGCCCCCCACCACCATAAAACGCGAGTCCGTCTTCTCCTATCCCCGCATCAGAGCCCTCGAGCTCGACCAAAACACG ATCGTTGCCATCTCCGTTGGGGTCGTCAGCGTCGCGGTGGGCATCGGGATCCCTGTGTTCTACGAGTCTCGGATAGATAATTCT GCTAAGCGGGAGAATACGCAGCCTTGCTTCCCATGTAATGGCTCCGGTGCCC GAACGGGTAATGTGACTGTAGTTCTTGGGGGAGGTGAAACTGAAGTCTCACGATGCATCAATTGTGAAGGTGCTGGCACATTAACATGCACCACATGCCAAGGAACTGGAATCCAACCACGTTATCTTGATCGCAG GGAGTTTAAGGATGATGATTGA